AGCGGTGAAAAACGTCATTCAGGCAATTAGTAGCAAGGGAAATGATGCTTCCGCCAAGGAAAAGAACCTGCAAACTGTGATGTTAATTGCGAATGAAATGCTTGAACGGGGCTTTTCGTTTGAAATGATTGACCTCGAACGATCCGATGCTTCGGAATGGCTCGTGGATGGGAAAAAATTAATTGCGCCTTTCAGCGCTGTGCCCGGTCTGGGCTTAAACGTAGCCAAGCAGATTGTGGCTGCTCGCGAAGACAAACCGTTCCTTTCTAAGGAAGATTTGTCTAAACGGGGAGGCGTTTCTAAAACCATCATTGAATTTATGAATCAAAATGGAGTTTTGAAGGGCTTACCCGACGAAAACCAGTTGAGTTTGTTTGATTTGTAAGCTGATTGATAATGTTGTCCGCTTATGTTACACTAGTACAAGTAATTGAAAACTCTTTTCGGAGTGAGCAGCGATGCTCGCTCTTTTTATTAGAAACATTTGGGAGGTAAATAGTTGAGCGAAACGAGCGAAATTATTGCAAAGGTCACAGAGACCGTGGAACCGATTCTAGCAGCAGCAAACTTTTATTTATATGACATCGAATTTGTTAAAGAAGGTGGCAGTTGGTACCTCCGTGTGTACGTTGACAAAGATGGTGGCATTACGTTGGATGATTGCGTGTTGGTCAGTGATCAATTGAGCGAAAAGTTAGATGAACTGGATTCAGATCCATTTGCAGACCCATACTTTTTGGAAGTTTCGTCTCCAGGAGCAGAACGGCCCTTGAAAAAAGAACAGGACTATCAACGCGCTCTCAATGAATACGTTCACTTGTCCCTTTACCAAAAATTAGATGGGAAAAAGACCTACGAAGGAACGCTAATTAAACTAGATGACCAAGCTTTAACCATTCGGGTAACGGAAAAGAACCGGGAAAAAGACGTAGTTGTGCCCCGGGATTTAATTTCGAAGGCTCGCTTGGCAATTAAATTTTAACGAGGAGGAAGCAAACACAATGAGTAAAGAGTTAGTAACGGCGCTCGATGAATTAGAGCGCGAAAAAGGCGTTAAAAAGGAAGTTGTCATTGAAGCGTTAGAAGCTGCTTTGATTTCAGCTTACAAACGCAACTATGACCAAGCCCAAAACGTGGACGTTGAATTTAACGAACGACAGGGTAATATTAACGTTTATGCCGTTAAAAAAGTGGTTGAAGAAGTTGTTGATCCGCGTTTAGAGGTGAGCCTCGACGAAGCACTGCAAATCAACCGGGGTTACGAGCTGGGTGATGAAATTAAATTTAAGGTGACGCCCAAAGATTTCGGTCGCATTGCGGCTCAAACCGCTAAACAAGTCATCATGCAACGAGTTCGGGAGGCCGAACGGCAAAATGTGTACGACAAGTACAGTAAGTATCAGGATGAATTAGTCACGGCCGAAGTGGAACGCCAGGATAACCGGTTTGTATACCTGAACTTGGATGGCGTAGAAGCAGCCATGGCGCACAACGACCAGATGCCGAACGAAACTTATCGTCCGCAAGATAAGTTGAAGGTGTACGTAACGAACGTTGACGATGCTGCCAAGGGTCCCCAAGTCTTTGTGAGTCGGACAGCTCCGGGATTGTTGAAACGTTTGTTTGAACAAGAGGTACCCGAAGTCTACGACGGTGTGGTCGAAATTGTTTCGATTGCCAGAGAAGCGGGTGACCGTTCTAAAGTAGCAGTAAAATCAAACGAAGCCAACGTCGACCCGGTTGGGACTACGGTCGGACCTCGTGGCCAACGGGTGCAAGACATTGTAAACGAATTGGGGGGCGAAAACATGGATATTGTCCAGTGGGATGAAGATCCAGCCCAATACATTGCCAACGCCCTCAATCCGGCCGAAGTAATTGACGTGATCTTTAAAGATGGCGAAGAAAAGGCTTGTACCGTAGTGGTTCCAGATGACCAGTTGTCGTTAGCCATCGGAAAGCGTGGGCAAAATGCCCGACTCGCTGCTCGTTTAACTGGATATCGAATTGACATCAAGTCTGAGTCAGAAATGACTGACCCCGATGCCAACGAAGCTGAAGGGGAAATTAGTGCGGCCGATGTTGGTGATGAAGCGGCAGACTAATGTTTAAATTAGTGAGATAAAGGAGCTGAACCAGGTTGAAGAAGAAAAGAAAAATTCCGATGCGGAAGGATGTTATTTCTGGAGAAATGTTCCCCAAAAAGGAACTTGTGCGCATTGTTCGGGATAAAGAAATGAACGTCGAGTTAGATCCAACCGGGAAAAAATCCGGGCGGGGTGCCTACGTTCAGGTTGACGTTGCGGCCGTTAAAAAGGCTCGGGACGAAAAAATTCTTGATCAAGTTTTTTCCGTTACTCTATCTCCTGATTTTTATGCAACTTTGATTGATTACGTTGATCACATCCAAGCACGACGGGAACTGATGAAAAATGACCAATTATAAGCAGACACTTAATTTGTTGGGAATTGCTCGGAGAGCTGGTAAAATAGTTACGGGAGAGTCATTGGTTCTAAACGGAATTCGCCACCAGCAGGTGCAGTTCTTGTTTTTAGCTAGTGATGCCGGTGCGGCAACTGCGAAACGCTTTTTAGACAAAAGTCGATTTTATGCCGTTCCAGTTAACAACGACCTAAACAAAGCAGAATTAAGTGCAGCCATCGGGCAGCCACGAACAGTCATTGGAATTACAGACCAGGGTTTTGCGAGGAAATTAAATGAAATAAATAAGTAAGGAGCGTGGTTTCATGGCGAAAAAAAGAATCTATGAACTAGCAAAAGAACTAAACGTTCCCAGTAAAAAAGTACTGGGTGTAGCGCAGGCCAATGGGATTAAGGTAAAAAACCACATGTCATCATTAGATGCATCCCAAGAAAAAACAGTGCGAGGAGCAATGACTAACAAAAGCCAACCAAGTACCAAGAACCAGTCCCAGGCAACGGGAACCAAGCCCCGGACAAATAATAATGGGAAAGCCAACCAGCACCACACTGGATCACAGGCCCAGCAAGGGAACCAACGTCGTTCAAATGCTAACCATTCTAAGCCAACCACCAAGAACAACCAACACCAATCAGATCAAAAGCAACCGGCTCGTGCTAAAACGACGACGAGTGCTAAGTCAACTACCACCGCTAAGCCAAAGACTGGTGGCGGTAAGTTTGGTGGGAGCTTAAATCGCAACAACAATAACAACAAAAATAAAAAGAAACGTCGGAATAACCGTAACAACCGGTTTGCCAACATGTATTCCAAGAACCAACGGATTCGGCAAAACCACAAAAAGAAGGCTCCGACCGTTAGAAAGAACCGGCCGTTGCCAGAAGTATTGGTTTATGAAGACGGGATGAATGCTCAAGACTTGGGTAAAATCCTGCACAGAGAACCAGCTGAAATCATCAAGAAGCTCTTTATGTTAGGGATGATGGTGAACCAAAACCAATCCTTGGATAAGGATGCGATTGAATTGCTGGCTGCCGATTACGGCATCAAGGCGCAAGAAAAAGAACACGTGAACGTTTCTGATATCGATAAGTTCTTTGAAGAAGAGGAAAATAACACTAGTTATCAAGCTCCTCGTCCTCCAGTCGTAACCATCATGGGACACGTTGATCACGGTAAGACCACATTGTTGGATTACCTGCGTCACTCCCACATCACGGCAGGCGAAGCAGGGGGAATTACCCAGGCGATTGGGGCTTATCAATTAAAACAAGACGATCATTTGATTACGTTCTTAGATACTCCTGGACACGCGGCCTTCACTGAAATGCGGGCTCGGGGAGCTAACATCACTGACATTACGGTACTAGTGGTCGCAGCGGACGATGGAGTGATGCCGCAGACGGTTGAAGCCATTGACCATGCTAAGGAAGCCAACACGCCAATTATCGTGGCCGTGAACAAGATTGACCGCCCCAACGCTAATCCGCAACACGTGAAAGAACAGTTGATGAATTATGGTTTGGTTCCAGAAGATTACGGTGGAGATACGATTTTCGTTGATATTTCCGCTAAAAACGGAACGAACGTGGACGAACTGTTGAACATGATCCTATTACAAGCAGACGTGATGGAATTAAAGGCCAACCCGAAACAAAATGGAGCCGGGTCAGTGGTAGAAGCACGACTAGACCGAGGTAAGGGTCCCGTAGCTACATTGTTAGTGCAACAAGGAACCTTACGTCGCGGTGATCCCATCGTGGTTGGTGATACATTTGGTCGAGTGCGGACGATGGCGAACGAAGCTGGACAAGACCTAGAATCGGCTACTCCATCAACGCCCGTTGAAATTACGGGATTAAACGCCGTTCCAGAAGCCGGTGACCGGTTCGTGGTCTTTGATGACGAAAAGACTGCGCGAGCTGCCGGAGAAGAACGGGCCAAAGAAGCACAAATTGAAGAACGAAAGCAAAACAACCGGGTTACATTGGATAACTTGTTTGATTCCATGAAACAAGAGGATATGAAGCAGGTTAACGTGATCATCAAAGCTGACGTGCAAGGTTCGGTTGAAGCCTTGGCAGATAGCCTGAAAAAGATTGACGTTGAAGGTGTGAACGTGAACGTCATCCATGCTTCGGTGGGGGCCGTGAACGAAAGTGATATTGCCCTAGCAAAGGCAAGTAACGCAATTATCATTGGGTTTAACGTGCGGCCTACTCCGCAAGCTAAGTTGCAAGCGGAAACGGACAAGATTGATGTGCGGCTTTACCAAGTTATTTACAACGCGATTGACGACGTGACGGCGGCCATGAAAGGGAAGCTTGATCCAACTTACGTAGAAGAAGTAACTGGTAGCATTGATGTCCGGCAAATCTACAAAGCTTCCGCCGTGGGAACCATCGCTGGTGGAATGGTTAATGATGGTTACGTCAGAAATGACAGTAAGGTGCGTTTGGTTCGGGACGGGGTAGTTAAATACGACGGCGAACTAGGCAGTTTGAAGCGCTTTAAAGATGATGTGAAGGAAGTTAAGCAAGGTCACGAATGTGGATTGACCATTGAAAACTACAACGACATCAAAGTGGGCGACGTAATCGAAGCCTACCACATGAAAGAAGTTGCTCCGAAGTAAAGGAGGAAACCACATGGTACAACAATATCGAGTTGGTCGGCTTCAACAAGAAATTCAAAAAGAAGTCGATGACATTTTATTGAAGCGCGTGCGTGATCCGCGGGTGCAAGGAGTTACGGTCACTGGTGTTAAAGTGACAGGGGACTTACAACAGGCCACCATTTATTACAGTATTTTGTCGAGTGACAAAGCAGAACAAGAAAAGGTTCAGCAGGGACTCGATAAAGCCACGGGGTTAATCCGGGGCGAACTGGGTCACCGCTTAAGTATCTACGTTACTCCGGAGATTCATTTTGAACGAGACGAATCGATTGAGTACGGAAGTAAGATTGACCAGTTGATTAATAAATTAAATCAATAATTAAAAATGACTGAGAAAAATTTTCTCAGTCATTTTTGCGTACATATACGAAGGAGGGAGCAAATGATCAACGGAATTATCCCGTTATATAAGCCGTTAGGCATGACTAGCTTTGGTTGTGTCAGTAAAATTCGTGGCATCGTGCACCAAAAAAAGGTCGGACATAGTGGCACCCTCGATCCCAACGTGGATGGAGTGTTACCAATTTGTTTAGGCAATGGGACCAAGGTGGTTGATTATCTGATGGCCACCGGGAAGACCTATCGAGGAGCGATTACCCTGGGTTTTGCGACAACCACTGAAGATTTGGATGGTGAAATTGTTGCCGAACAGCATGATTTTAAGCCCCTGACCGATGCACAAATTAAAACGGGATTAACGCACTTCATTGGTTCTCAGATTCAGACGCCGCCCATGTATTCGGCGGTCAAGGTGAACGGACGTCGCTTGTATGATTATGCCCGCCATGGCGAAACCGTCAAACGGCCGCAACGCACGATTCGGGTCACTGATTTCTATCAAATTGGAGAGTCCATTGTTGATCGAAACGCTGGAACCCAAACAATTTTCTTTGAAGTGGACTGTGGCAAAGGAACCTACGTGCGGACGTTAGCGGTCGACTTTGGTCGCGACTTTGGCTTACCCGCCGTGATGTCACAACTAACTCGGATTGCTAGTGGTGGATTTGATATTCAGCAAACGGTTGCTTTAGAAACTCTGGAGGATGCGCAACAAGCCGGACAATTAGATCAGTTCGTTTATCCAATTGACCATGCGCTTCACGCCTTTGCACACGTTGACTTGACGGCTGAACAGTGGGCGCAGGTCCAACATGGGGCCTTTTTACCAGCATCAGACTTGCAGACTACTGAAGCAGAAATCGTTTTACGCTATAATGGTAGCGATAAGGCTTTATACTACTATGATGAGGGTCACCAGCGGTATAAACCACAAAAAATGTTTAGTTTGGAGTAACGAGCAATGGAAATTATCA
This genomic stretch from Fructilactobacillus carniphilus harbors:
- the rimP gene encoding ribosome maturation factor RimP: MSETSEIIAKVTETVEPILAAANFYLYDIEFVKEGGSWYLRVYVDKDGGITLDDCVLVSDQLSEKLDELDSDPFADPYFLEVSSPGAERPLKKEQDYQRALNEYVHLSLYQKLDGKKTYEGTLIKLDDQALTIRVTEKNREKDVVVPRDLISKARLAIKF
- the nusA gene encoding transcription termination factor NusA, with translation MSKELVTALDELEREKGVKKEVVIEALEAALISAYKRNYDQAQNVDVEFNERQGNINVYAVKKVVEEVVDPRLEVSLDEALQINRGYELGDEIKFKVTPKDFGRIAAQTAKQVIMQRVREAERQNVYDKYSKYQDELVTAEVERQDNRFVYLNLDGVEAAMAHNDQMPNETYRPQDKLKVYVTNVDDAAKGPQVFVSRTAPGLLKRLFEQEVPEVYDGVVEIVSIAREAGDRSKVAVKSNEANVDPVGTTVGPRGQRVQDIVNELGGENMDIVQWDEDPAQYIANALNPAEVIDVIFKDGEEKACTVVVPDDQLSLAIGKRGQNARLAARLTGYRIDIKSESEMTDPDANEAEGEISAADVGDEAAD
- the rnpM gene encoding RNase P modulator RnpM, producing MRKDVISGEMFPKKELVRIVRDKEMNVELDPTGKKSGRGAYVQVDVAAVKKARDEKILDQVFSVTLSPDFYATLIDYVDHIQARRELMKNDQL
- a CDS encoding YlxQ-related RNA-binding protein — its product is MTNYKQTLNLLGIARRAGKIVTGESLVLNGIRHQQVQFLFLASDAGAATAKRFLDKSRFYAVPVNNDLNKAELSAAIGQPRTVIGITDQGFARKLNEINK
- the infB gene encoding translation initiation factor IF-2; the protein is MAKKRIYELAKELNVPSKKVLGVAQANGIKVKNHMSSLDASQEKTVRGAMTNKSQPSTKNQSQATGTKPRTNNNGKANQHHTGSQAQQGNQRRSNANHSKPTTKNNQHQSDQKQPARAKTTTSAKSTTTAKPKTGGGKFGGSLNRNNNNNKNKKKRRNNRNNRFANMYSKNQRIRQNHKKKAPTVRKNRPLPEVLVYEDGMNAQDLGKILHREPAEIIKKLFMLGMMVNQNQSLDKDAIELLAADYGIKAQEKEHVNVSDIDKFFEEEENNTSYQAPRPPVVTIMGHVDHGKTTLLDYLRHSHITAGEAGGITQAIGAYQLKQDDHLITFLDTPGHAAFTEMRARGANITDITVLVVAADDGVMPQTVEAIDHAKEANTPIIVAVNKIDRPNANPQHVKEQLMNYGLVPEDYGGDTIFVDISAKNGTNVDELLNMILLQADVMELKANPKQNGAGSVVEARLDRGKGPVATLLVQQGTLRRGDPIVVGDTFGRVRTMANEAGQDLESATPSTPVEITGLNAVPEAGDRFVVFDDEKTARAAGEERAKEAQIEERKQNNRVTLDNLFDSMKQEDMKQVNVIIKADVQGSVEALADSLKKIDVEGVNVNVIHASVGAVNESDIALAKASNAIIIGFNVRPTPQAKLQAETDKIDVRLYQVIYNAIDDVTAAMKGKLDPTYVEEVTGSIDVRQIYKASAVGTIAGGMVNDGYVRNDSKVRLVRDGVVKYDGELGSLKRFKDDVKEVKQGHECGLTIENYNDIKVGDVIEAYHMKEVAPK
- the rbfA gene encoding 30S ribosome-binding factor RbfA, with translation MVQQYRVGRLQQEIQKEVDDILLKRVRDPRVQGVTVTGVKVTGDLQQATIYYSILSSDKAEQEKVQQGLDKATGLIRGELGHRLSIYVTPEIHFERDESIEYGSKIDQLINKLNQ
- the truB gene encoding tRNA pseudouridine(55) synthase TruB — its product is MINGIIPLYKPLGMTSFGCVSKIRGIVHQKKVGHSGTLDPNVDGVLPICLGNGTKVVDYLMATGKTYRGAITLGFATTTEDLDGEIVAEQHDFKPLTDAQIKTGLTHFIGSQIQTPPMYSAVKVNGRRLYDYARHGETVKRPQRTIRVTDFYQIGESIVDRNAGTQTIFFEVDCGKGTYVRTLAVDFGRDFGLPAVMSQLTRIASGGFDIQQTVALETLEDAQQAGQLDQFVYPIDHALHAFAHVDLTAEQWAQVQHGAFLPASDLQTTEAEIVLRYNGSDKALYYYDEGHQRYKPQKMFSLE